GTGCGGTCTGCACCCCCCGGCGCAGGGTCTGGACCTCGGTTTGTGCGGCCTGCCGGGCGCGGGCAGGATCAGGGCCCGCAGCGCGCACCAGCCCTGCCAGACCGGCCAGGAGCCGCGCGGCGTCCGTCTGCGGGTCTCCGGTGACGTGGCCCTCCAGTTCGCGCAGGTCGGCCTCGCGCTGCCGGAGCTGCGCGTCCCAGTCGGCCAGGGTCGCCGTGCGCGCCTCGGTCGAGCGGCGCAGGCTGGTCAGCTCCAGCCCGATCTCCTTGTAGCGCAGTCGGCGGCCCTCCAGGGTGGCCTTCAGGGCAGCGGTATGCGCCTCCAGTCCGGACAGGTCGGCCGGCGGCGTGTCGGGCAGGGTGTGGACCGTCTGGGCGCACAGCGGGCACGGCTCGCCCACATGCAGGTGGGTGCGGTAGGCGGCGACCCCGGCCCCGACCTGGGCGGCGCGCAGCTCGGCCTCGGCGCGCTCGGTGTCGGTCTTGGCCGTCTGGCCCTCACGCCTCACCCGCTCCTGTTCCTGCTCCAGCGCCTTCAGTTGCCCCAGTTCGGCGGTCTGGCGGGCGCGGTCGGCTTCCAGGGCGGCCTTCTGGGCCTCGACCTGTACCCGCTCGCCGCGCAGTTTGTCGAGTTTCTGCACGCCCTCGCGCGCCGCGTAGAAGGCGTCCTCGTCCCAGGCGAGCGGTTGCGGGTGGGTGGTCTGCGGGGTGCCGCCGGCACGCCTCAGGCGGGCAGCGTCGGCCTCGGCACCCCGCAGCGCCTCGGCGCGGGCCTCGAGCTCGGGAATGCGGGTCTCCTGCTCCTGCGCGCGGGCCAGAGCAGCCTCGGCCTGCGCCACTGCGCCCGCCGCCACATCGGCGGCTTCCCGGGCCTGGGCCAGCGCGCGGGTCTCGCGCTCGTGGGCGATGCGGGCGCGTTCGGCGTGGTCGAGGAGGGGCAGCACCCCGGCGACCTGCCTGGCCCGCGCGGCGCGTTCGGCCCCTTCGCGCACACTGGCGGCGCGGGCCTCGAGCGTGCTCAGGCGGCGGCGGGTGTCCTCGCGGGTACGCCAGACCTTTTCCGTGTCGCGCAGGCGGCTCACCTGAGTCTGGAGGCGCTCGCGGGCGTCGCTCAGGCTCTCGGCCTCGGCGCTCTGGCGCTCGCGCTCGGCCCGCAGCTCGGCGGCGGCCTCCGGGGTCACGCCCGCGTACTCGGTCGTCAGCACGGTGTTCAGGCTCTGCGTCTCGTGCTTGAGTTCCTTGGCGCGGTCGGCCGCGACCTTCTGCATCGTCTGCACATGGTCCAGGCCGGTCAGCTCGCCCAGCAGGGCCTGGCGGTCCTTGCCCGAGCCGTGCAGCAGCGCCGCGAACTGGCCCTGCGGCAGCATCACGCTGCGGGCGAACGTCTTGAAGTCCAGCCCCACCGCCCTGCGGATGCGCTCGCCGATGCCCTTCACGCCGCCGTCGTTCAGGCCGGTCCAGCGGCCGTCCTCGTCCCTGCGCTCGAAGCGCACGTCGTTCTCGGCGGCCTTGCGGCCCTTGGTGCGCGTGGCGCGGTAGGTCACGCCGGCCACCTCGAAGGTCAGCGACACGCTCAGGCCGCGCTCGCCCTGCGAGATCAGCGCGTCGAGACCCGAGGCCCCCAGCCGGGCCGTCTGGCCGTACAGCGCGAAGGTCATCGCGTCGAGCAGGCTGCTCTTGCCGCTGCCCGTCGGGCCGACGAGCGCGAAGAGGTCGAGGTCGCCGAAGTCCAGCGAGGTCGGCTGCCGGAAGGCCGTGAAGCCCTGCAACTCCAGATGCAGCGGTCTCACGCCACCGCCTCCGGCTCGCCTTCCTGGGCCTGGAGATCGGCCTCGCGGAAGGCGGCGCGCAGGTCCTGGGGCAACTCACCTCGCCGCTCGCGCCAGTAGCGCTCGTACAGTTCCATCAGGCTCAGGCCCTCGCGCTTCTGCTCGGGCAGGGCCAGGTCCTCCTGCGCCGCGTCGAGTTCGACCGCTAGGGTGTTGGGGGCCAGCTTCAGCACGCGGTCCTTCAGGCCCGGCAGCGCGGTTCCGGCGGGCGCCCGCACGACCACCTTGAGCAGCCCGCCGAAGCCCTGGAGACCCGAGAGCCGCGCCTCGACCTGCTCCAGATCCACCCGCAGGGTCCTCAGCTCACGCCCGCTCGCCAGCGGCAGGGCGTGCACGCGCGCCGGGCGCCCAGCCTCTACTTCAATCAGGTTGACCTGCTTCTTCTCGCCGCTCTCGCCGAAATCGAGCTGGATGACGCTGCCGGGGTAGCAGGCCAGAGGCGCCTCGCTGACCGTCTGCGGCTTGTGCACGTGCCCCAGCGCCACGTACTGCGCCCCGGCCGGCAGTTGCAGGCCCGAGAGGGTGTAGCTGTTGGTGAGGTCGAACTGCATCCCCCGGTCGGAGCCGCTGGGCACCGCGCCGTCCATCGTGGCGTGGGCCATGAGCATGTTCACGCTGCCTGCCGAGAAGCCCTCGCCCAGTCGCCGCAGAAAAAAGCCCATGCCCTCGCGGTATTTCTGCCGCCACGTCCCGGTGTCGCCGCCCAGCAGGTCGGCCGCCTTGACCAGCCGCCGCTCGGACAGGTAGGGCAGCGCGCCCACCGTCAGCGTCTCGCCGCTCTTCGTCTCGATCCGGCGCACCATATCCAGCGGGTTGGCGGTCGGCTGGGCCACCACCTGCACGCCCACCCAGCCCAGCAGCCCCGTCACGCTGGCGAGCCGCGCGGCCGAGTCGTGGTTCCCGGCGATGACCACGCCCGGAATACTCGCGTCGCGTAGCCGCAGGAAAAAGTCGAAGACCGCGTGCTCGGCCCCCGCCGACGGGTTGCCCGTGTCGAACAGGTCGCCCGACACGAGCACGGCGTCGGCGCGTTCGGTGCGCGCGAGGGCCGCGATCTCGGTCAGGGCGTCGTGAATCTCGGGAGTGCGGTCGAAACCGCGCAGCATCCGCCCGGCGTGGAAATCGGCGGTGTGAAGTACGCGCATAACGGAAAAATAGCATGTGGGACGGGGGAGAACAGGAAGACTTCTCTGTCTGGAGGCGTGTAGGGTCGACTTTCCCTCCCCCAACCCGCTCCAGAGGAGGGAGAGCTTTTTCGCTGCGCACGGTGGCTTTCGAGGAAGTTGCGCGGTTGGGGTCGGGGAAGCTGGCCCGGCGCCCCGCTGCCCTGTTTTCTCTCTGCCACGCGCTATAGGGCACACGATCTACATCCCTGTTCCCTCCCTCGTGCTTGCCACGTCCATTACGCTCACCACAGAATGTCTTGGCCCGCGCTATGCTGCGCGGCGATGACCGCAGCCTCCCCAACCGAGCCGTTCCGGGTGTCCGGGGGCGTAAACCGAGTGCGCTTCCGGTCCGACAGCGGCTTTACCGTCATGACCGCCCGGATTCGCAACGACGAGGGCGAGGACCCCGACGCCACCGTTATCGGCTTGATGCCGCCGCTGGAGGCGGGCGACAGCTTCAGCGCCGACGTGCTGCTCGAAGAACACCGCGAGTACGGCCACCAGTACCGTGTGCTGAACATGGTCCTGGAGGCCACGCCCGCCGACCTCACCGAGGCCGGGGTTGCCGCCTACCTCGAAGCGCGCGTGGGCGGGGTCGGCAAGGTGCTCGCCGCCCGGCTCGCCAAGGCCTTCGGGGCCGAAGCTTTCGACCTGCTGGAACACGACCCGCAGCGCCTGTTGCAGGTGCCGGGCGTCACCCAGAGCACCCTGCACAAGATGGTGTCGAGCTGGAGCCAGCAGGGGCTCGAGCGGCGGCTGCTCGCGGGACTCCAGGGCCTGGGCCTGAGCATCTCGCAGGCGCAGCGGGCCGTGAAGCATTTCGGCGAGACGGCTCTGGAACGCCTCCAAGCCGACCTCTTCGCCCTCACTGAGGTCGAGGGCATAGGGTTCCTGACTGCCGACAAGCTGTGGCAGGGCGCGGGCGGCGAGCAGGGCGACCCCCGGCGCCTCACGGCCGCCGCCGTGTACGCGCTGCAACAGGCCGCGCAGCAGAGCGGCCACAGCTTCCTGCCGCGCGACCGGGCCGAGCGCGGCGTGGCGCACTACACCCGCGTCTCGCCCGAGCAGGCCCGGCTCGCGGTCGAGACGGCAGTCGAACTCGGCCGCCTCAAGGACGACAGCGTGGGTGACACCAGCCGCATCTATCTGCCGCCCGTACTGCGCGCCGAGAAGAAGCTCGCCACGCTGGTCCGTACCCTGCTCGCCACGCCCCCCGGCGGCGACGAGTGGACGGTGACGGTGGGCGCGGAGGTCGGGCTGTCGGACGAGCAGGCCAGCGTGCTGCACCTCATGGAGGCGCACCGCCTGGTCGTCCTGACCGGCGGTCCCGGCACCGGCAAGAGCACGACCACCCGCGCGGTCGCCGACCTCGCCGAGTCGCTGGGGCTGGAAGTCGGGCTGTGCGCGCCGACCGGCAAGGCGGCGCGGCGGCTGGGCGAGGTGACGGGCCGCACGGCGAGCACGGTGCACCGCCTGCTGGGCTACGGCCCGGCGGGGTTCCGGCACAACCACCTCGAACCCGCGCCCTACGACCTGCTCATCGTGGACGAAGTCTCGATGATGGGCGACGGCCTGATGCTCTCGCTGCTCGCGGCAGTGCCGCCGGGCGCGCGGGTGCTGCTCGTGGGCGACACCGACCAGTTGCCCCCGGTGGACGCCGGGTTGCCGCTGCTGGCGCTGACCCAGGTGGCCCCGACCGTCACGCTGACGCAGGTGTACCGCCAGGCAGCCGAGAACCCCATCATTCGCGCGGCGCACGGTCTGCTGCACGCCCAGGCTCCCGAGTGGGGCGACCCCCGCCTGACCCTCACCGAGACCGAGCCGGACGTGGGGGCCCGCCGCGTGGCCCTGATGGTGCGTGACCTCGGCGGGCCGGCGGCGGTGCAGGTGCTCACGCCCATGCGCAAGGGGCCGCTGGGCATGGACGCCCTGAACGCGCAGCTCCAGAGCCTGTTCAACCCCGGCGAGGGCGGCGTGCGCATCGCCGAGGGCCACGCCCGCCCCGGCGACACGGTCGTGCAGACCAAGAACGACTACACGAACGAGATCTTTAACGGCACGCTGGGCATGGTTCTCAAGGCCGACGGGGGCCGCCTGACGGTGGACTTCGACGGCAACATCGTCGAGCTCGCGGGCGCGGAGCTGTTCAACCTGCAACTCGGCTATGCCCTGACAGTCCACCGCGCGCAGGGGAGCGAGTGGCCGCAGGTGCTCGGTGTGCTGCATGAGGCCCACATGCCGATGCTCTCGCGCAATCTGGTCTACACCGCCCTGACCCGTGCCCGTGACCGCTTCCACGCCGCCGGCTCGGCTTCCGCCTGGGTGCGCGCCGCCGCTCGGCAGCGGGAGGCGCGCAACACGGCACTCCTCGAACGGATTCAGGCGAGATGAGCAGAGGGCGTGGGGCGTGGGGCCAGGCTCCGTCCCCGCCCTAGTACACCAGCCACAGCGTCAACAGGCCAACCATCAGCACCGGGGGCGTCAGGATCAGGCCGGCCTTGAGGTATTCGCCCCAGCCCACCTCCACGTCCCGCCCGCGCAGGATGTGCAGCCACAGCAGCGTGGCGAGCGAGCCGATGGGCGTGAGCTTGGGGCCGATATCCGCGCCGACCAGGGCGGCGTAGCCCAGCAGGTCGCGGCTGGCCGTCTGGATGTGGTCCAGGCCCAGCAGGGCCGTGAGCAGGGCGGGCAGGTTGTTCAGGCCCGCACTCAGGGCGGCGACGCTCAGGCCGGGGGCCAGCACGGCGGCTAGGCGGCCGTGTTCAGCCTGGGCGGCCATCCAGTCGCCGTATAGGCCGGTCACGCCCGCGCCGCGCAGGCCATACACCACCGTATACATGCCCAGGCTGAAGACCACCACGCCCCAGGGCGCGCGGCGCAGCACCGCCCAGGTCTGCACGGCGCGGCTGTGGGCCGCCACCAGCGCGACTCCGGCGGCGCAGGCCCCGACCACCGCCGAGAGCGGTACGCCCAGACGCTCGGCCGTAAAGACCCCGATCAGCAGGGCGGCCAGCGCCACCCACCCCGCCCGGAACACGCCCCACGATCGCACGGCGTCGGCTGGGTTGGGCAGCTCGCCCAAGTCGTAGCGCTTGGGCAGCGTGCGGCCGTAGACCAGCAGCAGCGTGACCAGACACGCGATCACCACCGCCAGGTTCACTGGCAGCATGACCCGCACGTACTCGGCGAAGTTCCAGCCGAAGTGGTCGGCGGCGATGATGTTGGTCAGGTTCGAGATCGGCAGGGGCAGGCTGGCCGCGTCCACCACGAAGCCCACCGCGAGCGCGAAGGCGACCGTGGCGGCGCGGTTGAGCTTGAGGGCCGAGGCCAGTTCCAGCACGATGGGCGTGAGGATGAGCACGCCCCCGTCGTTGGCAAAGATCGCCGCGACCACGGCCGTGAACACGACCAGCAGCGCGAGCAGACGCCGGCCGCTGCCCCCGCCCCAGCGTGCGACGTGCAGCGCGGCCCAGCGGAACAGTCCCGCCGCGTCGAGCAGCAGGCTCAGCGCGATGAGGGCCACCAGGGTCAGCGTGGCGTTCCAGGTGGCGTTCCACAGGGTCGGCAGGTCGCCGACGTGCACTACACCGGTCAAGAGGGCCAACGCCGCACCCGCCAGCGCGAACCACGCCTCGGCGTACCCGCCGGGCCGCCAGATCACCAGGGCCACGG
The DNA window shown above is from Deinococcus sp. Leaf326 and carries:
- a CDS encoding AAA family ATPase; protein product: MRPLHLELQGFTAFRQPTSLDFGDLDLFALVGPTGSGKSSLLDAMTFALYGQTARLGASGLDALISQGERGLSVSLTFEVAGVTYRATRTKGRKAAENDVRFERRDEDGRWTGLNDGGVKGIGERIRRAVGLDFKTFARSVMLPQGQFAALLHGSGKDRQALLGELTGLDHVQTMQKVAADRAKELKHETQSLNTVLTTEYAGVTPEAAAELRAERERQSAEAESLSDARERLQTQVSRLRDTEKVWRTREDTRRRLSTLEARAASVREGAERAARARQVAGVLPLLDHAERARIAHERETRALAQAREAADVAAGAVAQAEAALARAQEQETRIPELEARAEALRGAEADAARLRRAGGTPQTTHPQPLAWDEDAFYAAREGVQKLDKLRGERVQVEAQKAALEADRARQTAELGQLKALEQEQERVRREGQTAKTDTERAEAELRAAQVGAGVAAYRTHLHVGEPCPLCAQTVHTLPDTPPADLSGLEAHTAALKATLEGRRLRYKEIGLELTSLRRSTEARTATLADWDAQLRQREADLRELEGHVTGDPQTDAARLLAGLAGLVRAAGPDPARARQAAQTEVQTLRRGVQTAQAELARVQGEGAAAGATLRAAQASAGGREREAQEALTALTGALAVLGVDAAQARAAALPEADIAAHEEAARTFGAQRAQLTEALAELDRQIGPVPFDPAELTQATRDLSATDAAVNTTRERAGVLAEQERALRGRLERKAATEARAAEAARTFDTWQTLTTSLRANEFQQFLLAEVEAQLLTRAGILLHEISDGRYRLALADGDYVVQDLWNAGEVRGVRTLSGGETFLASLALAIALSDYLAGNKILGALFLDEGFGTLDPQALEAVAGALENLRTQGRMVGVVTHVESLSERLPSRLLVTKSVAGSSVQRLDG
- a CDS encoding exonuclease SbcCD subunit D, producing MRVLHTADFHAGRMLRGFDRTPEIHDALTEIAALARTERADAVLVSGDLFDTGNPSAGAEHAVFDFFLRLRDASIPGVVIAGNHDSAARLASVTGLLGWVGVQVVAQPTANPLDMVRRIETKSGETLTVGALPYLSERRLVKAADLLGGDTGTWRQKYREGMGFFLRRLGEGFSAGSVNMLMAHATMDGAVPSGSDRGMQFDLTNSYTLSGLQLPAGAQYVALGHVHKPQTVSEAPLACYPGSVIQLDFGESGEKKQVNLIEVEAGRPARVHALPLASGRELRTLRVDLEQVEARLSGLQGFGGLLKVVVRAPAGTALPGLKDRVLKLAPNTLAVELDAAQEDLALPEQKREGLSLMELYERYWRERRGELPQDLRAAFREADLQAQEGEPEAVA
- a CDS encoding ATP-dependent RecD-like DNA helicase — translated: MTAASPTEPFRVSGGVNRVRFRSDSGFTVMTARIRNDEGEDPDATVIGLMPPLEAGDSFSADVLLEEHREYGHQYRVLNMVLEATPADLTEAGVAAYLEARVGGVGKVLAARLAKAFGAEAFDLLEHDPQRLLQVPGVTQSTLHKMVSSWSQQGLERRLLAGLQGLGLSISQAQRAVKHFGETALERLQADLFALTEVEGIGFLTADKLWQGAGGEQGDPRRLTAAAVYALQQAAQQSGHSFLPRDRAERGVAHYTRVSPEQARLAVETAVELGRLKDDSVGDTSRIYLPPVLRAEKKLATLVRTLLATPPGGDEWTVTVGAEVGLSDEQASVLHLMEAHRLVVLTGGPGTGKSTTTRAVADLAESLGLEVGLCAPTGKAARRLGEVTGRTASTVHRLLGYGPAGFRHNHLEPAPYDLLIVDEVSMMGDGLMLSLLAAVPPGARVLLVGDTDQLPPVDAGLPLLALTQVAPTVTLTQVYRQAAENPIIRAAHGLLHAQAPEWGDPRLTLTETEPDVGARRVALMVRDLGGPAAVQVLTPMRKGPLGMDALNAQLQSLFNPGEGGVRIAEGHARPGDTVVQTKNDYTNEIFNGTLGMVLKADGGRLTVDFDGNIVELAGAELFNLQLGYALTVHRAQGSEWPQVLGVLHEAHMPMLSRNLVYTALTRARDRFHAAGSASAWVRAAARQREARNTALLERIQAR
- the arsB gene encoding arsenical efflux pump membrane protein ArsB, which gives rise to MLAVLILVVTVALVIWRPGGYAEAWFALAGAALALLTGVVHVGDLPTLWNATWNATLTLVALIALSLLLDAAGLFRWAALHVARWGGGSGRRLLALLVVFTAVVAAIFANDGGVLILTPIVLELASALKLNRAATVAFALAVGFVVDAASLPLPISNLTNIIAADHFGWNFAEYVRVMLPVNLAVVIACLVTLLLVYGRTLPKRYDLGELPNPADAVRSWGVFRAGWVALAALLIGVFTAERLGVPLSAVVGACAAGVALVAAHSRAVQTWAVLRRAPWGVVVFSLGMYTVVYGLRGAGVTGLYGDWMAAQAEHGRLAAVLAPGLSVAALSAGLNNLPALLTALLGLDHIQTASRDLLGYAALVGADIGPKLTPIGSLATLLWLHILRGRDVEVGWGEYLKAGLILTPPVLMVGLLTLWLVY